Within the Malus sylvestris chromosome 4, drMalSylv7.2, whole genome shotgun sequence genome, the region caaccctctttccttcattctttcgttgtttcacactaagtgcaagaggggtgtcattttgtgtattgtggcttccttcgctccccatgttagagagggatgcctggttaaaagagagtgtacgaatggtggaaaccagcttgacaaagctgaagagagtgggaataagtgtcgttcccacagacggcgccaaatgttgatgcacaaaatcaacgaGGACTTtcgtacaacagaaagtgttaaatttgtgaccttcgctagattgttccggtcactagtatgggtaagtatgtaaatggatagagatagagaatcaaacacaagatgtacgtggttcacccagattggctacgtccatggagtagaggagttctcattcaattgtgaaggatttacacaagtacataggttcaagctctcctttagtgagtataaGTGAATGATTtggtacaaatgacattaggaaatattgtgagagaatgatctctatttatagaagagagtttctagtttcattctgacattgacacgtgtcgtgttgtgattggcttctgatgttgacacgtgttgcgctatgattggcttctgatgtcgacacgtgtcgcgctgtaattggcctcctggttggagggaaactcttctaggtccttgacggtataatgttgaccagtgctcagtagtttcgggattggtcaagtatggtccAAACAAATTTGCATGAATAATGTGGTTTTCTAAAATAAAACTCTACCCAAAATAAAGCATGCCAGTGTGAAAAAAGGGAACCTTTTGACAGAGCCAGAAATTTCTTCTAGTGGGGGTAACAAAAAACAACTAAGAAAACCTTATTATAGTATGGTTATACGCAATATGATATTAATGATGGTTTCAAATGATGTATCACAATtccaatgttacaaaaatttcaatatagtagtggaaagtggcaaagtgatgagaaaaatataagtACATGATAGGCGGGAGAGGGTTTTTTCGGTTTGAATGACAGAACAAGAGCACTAttgctcatataatatttgatatggaGTACAAGTAGAATGAATGCATGTTGGATACtagatacatatattttcttcaaagataaccgtgtatattatataattgtaaTTTACAACTAAACAAATGAATTACTTGAGTGGGAGCATCTACCCCCAGCGAACCTTCATTGGCTCCATCCAAAGCTGCATTTGTTTATagaaaagttttaataaaagcTGGTAATTGAAAAAGCAAAGACTTGAAGCTTTAACACAGCCAATGATGGAGAAAGTAGAGCAGTCCCAACACATAAATGTAGtagattttttttgttggtcaaATGGCTGACAAACATAGTGATTACTGACTTCCTTTTGAAAGGAAGGCCATCATCCACCAAACCCTTTTGGGGGGGGGGATCATGCAACGTCAATGGAACATCTACATTCAAGTGTATACTAAGAAAATTTTCGTAACCACTTCAGTTATAAACTCATTACCATAATTTCGAAGAATCCGTTGCCCTAAATATATTAGACACTTGAACTTATAACAAATTTGTTATCTATGTAAGTTGAAGATGAAATCTCTCTCTCACAAAAAGAGAGAAGTAACGTCATTAGTTCGTACGACTAGTGATTATTTGAGTAATAAGTTATGGTAAACATAAATTGAACTGATGAATTTGTTGAACAAGAAACTTGGAATATGAATGCACATAAAATAGAATGATGATATTCTATGTGCATGGTATGGTtcataaaaaatgaaatgaaaagtaTCATATATAATGTAGAAAACAGGTAGGTGTTCCATTGACGCACGTTGCATGATCACCCTCACACCTAAGGGCAAAGGGTTTGGTGGGTGATGGCCTTTCTCTCAAAAGGAAGTCAGCAATCACTATGTTTGTCAGCCATTTGACTTCACTACAAAAAGTCTACAATATTCTAATGCGTTGGTTGGTACTGCTTAACGATATGTCCATTGTTGCTTGTGTTGAAGCTTCCACTCTTGCTTTTTTAGCCTTTTTCAATTACCAgattctttttgtttgtttttttttacttttgtataAACAAATGCAGCTTTGATGAGAAAAGGGTTGCTTTGTTTCAGGTCTTGTTTTACTTTAGAAAACCATATTATTCATGCAAAAGAAAGATATTATtcaactaaattttttaattcaatttaaaaACCAATTGGCAGCGAGTATAGAAACTAAACATCGTTTAAGTTTTTATGCAATATGTTTGATTTCTAGATATGGACCTTCGACCTTCGACCTTCGACCTTCGATTACGCGCATATTAGGCGCTTCAACTCAAACACATGAATTGTGTGTTTTGATGCCATGTTAAAGTTCAACTAATAAACTCGAAAGAATTATTCATGAATAAAAAACCCGAAattatttaaattgttgttgTATTTGAACCACAATTGTTAACAATTCTATGTGTTTggtcaacaaacaaaaaaaaaagagttttgaTGAAACACTTTCGTTATtgtttacttttaacgaaaatgacatttttactctaaaaaaatcactcataatactattcacttacaacacttttttgtcattttgattaaaactcaaaattgtcaaatcttttttattagttttctttaaaaaaaaaaaaaaaaaaaaaaaactcttgatTGAGTGGGTTTGATTATAAGAAttacattttcttttcttttttccaccCAAGAGACTAGGACAAGCTAGCCATCTTGTCTGACAACCATAACTTGTTTTCAAATACTATCAAAACTAGTCATATGAAATTATGACTGATGCATGAGGAGAGTTCAAATCTTCTCCGCCCAAAATTTTATGTGGTATTTTTGTCACCTGTCTCAGAGTTTGACGCCTCTTCACAATTAACTCTACTTTTAAACATTGTTAattctttggaaaaaaaaaatgaaacgttAAACTAGAAGCCCAACCGTTCCTGCCCACTTCCACTCAGTGTCGACCACCAACATAGCATCCCACAAAGCTTCCCCTCCTTCTCCCCACTGATAATCTTGCCGTCTCTTTCCAGATCCTCGATACTACCATATCCACTTTACAGTGGCCCGCCATATCCGGGTCCAAATCCTTAACCCCCAACACTTCACCAACGAGCTCGACAAAGGCAACGACGGTCCTCCAATTTCAACACCCAGCAGGCCACCATGGTGATGGTTTGGGTTCTTcacattacattttttttttattcttagtGTTTTTAAGTGAGTCAAGGGCGTTTAAGTGTAGAGTTAGCAGTTGACAAGTGTCAAACCCTAACATAGACCACAAAAAAGTCACAAAGAGTTTTGGGTGCAAAAGATTTGAATTCGCATTGGGATTAAGATTAAAGGATGACCGGATTTTCTTTGTAGGGACTCTAGATATCCTCACATTTtagccgttcatcgtatatcatgtgGCTAGTTTTTATTAGGtactatttttgtttaattttaaataaaaatttaattatacaatgtacgataaacaatTATAATGTAAAGATCCTCACAATTTGAATTCGGATAGGATCCAAATCCGTCTAGAATTAGGATTAGGGGTGGTCAATATTAATTGTTTTCTAAGTTAGAAAttccttttataaaaaaaaaatacccacATCACACGTGTGAGCGTATTATATGTCACAATTCAATACATAACTCATGGCACACGTggcaacaaaaaagaaaatacatctCACCATCACCCATTCCCACTATGTCACTATTccaatcatttttctttttatcttacACCAAAAGGCATTTGTTTGACCAAACCATGTATACATAGCATCTTAGGAAGGTtgcaaacaaaaagaaaaaatcgaaTATTTATCCAAAAAGAGTATGAAACGTTCCAAAATATTCcggttttttatatttatttaccaaaattatgttttgcaatgaaattttgtattttattgttaattttgaatgcactttgtttattgtttttatgttaatcatacacttatatattaaaaatgaaaagcatATATGACAAAATAAACTGGATTTATATATAAGCATATATGGTATACCAAATATTGAGAAATAACAATAAATTTGTAAGTACGAAAAAGTTCAAGAATATTAAAAAACTTGTAAAAGAAATGAATTTCTAAATCATGTTTCAAAATTTCTGAGATTACTCTAAATTCAAATATTCTAAAACTTTCGAATTTAAAAATTGTGATCCGATCTGACTtaattctacaaaaaaaaaaatgaaaacgttGTGTTTCCAATTCATCTGTCTGACAATCATCCCCAACTGATTGAACCCGATCAAACTGCCTAATAATACAATCAATTAACTTTCCAGAGAGAGGCCAAAATATCTCTGCGAGTCTTCCTAACCCTCAGAAGGATAGACTGCTATGACGAAACCATCAAATGGTCCcctttaaaaacaacaaaaattaaataaaattatctttCTAGGGCTTGGGGTTGAGCTCATCTATGCAAACTTTTTAGCTCATCTATGCAAActctttttttaaataaaaaaaaattagaacgtgttgatgcacaaaatcaatagGGACTTCGGtgcaacagaaaatgttaagtttgtgaccttcgctagattgctccagtcactagtatgggtaagtatgtaaatggatagagacaaagaagcaaacacaagatgtacgtggttcgcctagattgactacgtccacagagtaaaGGATTCTCATGAATTGTGAAGGGTtaacacaaatacataggttcaagctcacATTTAGTAAGtgctagtgaatgatttagtacaaatgacattaggaaatattgtgggagaatgatctccttttatagaagagagtttctagctttgttctgacattgacacgtgtcgtgttgtgattggcttccgatgttgacacgtgtcgcgctgtgattggcctcctggttggagggaaactcttctaggtccttgacggtataacgttgatcggtgctcggtaatttcgggattgatcaagtatgcTACAAACAGAAcgtaagatctctcacttacaaatgaagaagaataccactagactgtagtactaaggtGTTGTTATAATGCATTACATACTCTAATGTTCATTTACCATAAATGTATCGTGTTTGCGTCGTATGAAATAATCGTAAACTTAAACCCAATTTGTTAACCACCAATACCTATAATTTATCGTGCAAAATCTTATCGTTTTATTGTGTTGTATATTACTATCACATCAACTTCTGACTTAGATGCATTTAATCCACGAAAATCGAAATTCactttgaaatttgaatattaATTTGGTACATGAAATAATTTACCAAACAAAGATTCAGTAAAAAGTGACTACAAATACAACCAAAGGGTAAATAATGTATGAGAACCAATACATCCTAAAATACACCTTGTATACAATCAGAGGGAAGaaatcactagaccgtagtactaaatgacatgTATTTATTAAAATCCACAAAAATTCACTTTACTCATTCAATTTCTTCCTACCTGCTACcactatttattttcatttccaaattttcatGATGCCAAATGATCGTATTAGAAAACCTACTTGGTCAATGACGAAGATAAAAAGGAGTTTTGGTGAAAGTCGTTGACAAGAATGGGTTGGttgtgttattttttattatttatcggaatttaaatttggagGTTAAATGTTCATAAGTTGAGAATTATTACCTCAAAATGAGTTAGTGTCACGCACATGAGGCTAAATTAAAGGGCAATCTGAAAAACtaaatgagaaaattgtagcaatggtctctcaactttaacctcAATAGGagaaatgatccctcaactttagcCCAATTGAAACaataattcctcaactttaacccaattttaGTAATGTTCTTCCAACATAGCTCATTTTGACGGAAATTCTGACATAGTTGACAAAAAGAACCATAGTTATACGTTTTAGTGAGTTAAGGGACAAATAGTAACATATTTTTAATTGAGAGAGCATCAAtctaattggattaaagttgcgGTACCATTATAACTTAAATGAGATAAACCATACCAGTAAAAGCAATTTACATTGTAACAGCATCGTCGTCATCCTGTCGATGTTGAGATTTTGTTTGAACTGTTTGATTTGATATGCAGATACCCTACTTGGCAAAAGTCTCCTTGAATTGCAGATTTGTGATGGCACAAAATAATAAGGAGGTGATTAACTAACTTGTAGCTAATCGTGCTGATATGACAGTAAGTaccagaaagaaaaaacacGATGAACCAACTCCGGAGTTGAGCACAAGTTCACATGCACAACAAACTCGTATTCTAAATCCCATTGCAGCTGTCCAGGAGTCAAGGAATTATCCGAAGATCGCTTAACCGTAGCAAGAGGGAACAATCTCATTCTCCTTTTCTGTCCAGGAATCCATTTCTATCTGTTTCTCTTGTATTACTTCTATCTAGAACCGAATGCGGAAAATATGGGAAAGCATCTCGTGATGTATTTAACCAGAAAAGTTGTGGTGCAGGCCAATATCCCCACCATTCTCCAAGAATGCCAAGTTGCCAACtatattatttacattactaAGGAGTGGGAAGTGGGTtaaacctcacaataggctagcaaaaatgtggttcaaattcgctctTGATGAGAATTAAATCTAAGACATCTTACTTATAAGTAAAAGGAATATCAGTACTAAATGACATGTATTTGTTAAAATCCACAAAAATTCACTTTACTCATTCaattcttccattttttttcttcctacctGTAACCACTATGTATTTATTAAATCTTTTGCTTATTAAAAAGTGAAAGACGGTTGCAGTCCTAATTCTATTAAAACTGTGATTTTTATAAATCCTAATAGATTATTAATCGTATTACTTGGAAAACAAGGATAAATAATCATGAGAATTACATGACACGCACAACTCCCGGACCCAATTTATATCCTCATATCTTCTTCTCCAACAAATAAAGATCCACAATTCCTACTCCAACCGCCACCCAACAGAGAGGGACATAATTTGAATTTGAGATTTAGAGATGAAGAATCTGGCCAGGGTTCTGAAATTAGCAACACCAGGCAGCATTGTTTCTTTTCCTGCACTGACAAGGGTGGTTGGTGTCGCTCCTCCTCCGCAATTCCACCTCGCAACAAGATTCATAGCGTCCAAGGTGGCCGACGCCGCCGCTAAGCCTCAGATTATGGCTTCCTCctactcctcctcctccttctacAGCGACCCGTGCCTCGATATCTTTTTCAAGGTGCGACCACCACCAGCATCTGCCGCCCGTACTTCCCACACTGACACTGCCCTCATCAACTCTCTCGAGCAACGGCTCCCACTCGCCTGGTCCCACAACCCCCTCACCACCCTCAAGCTTATCTTCAACCTCTCCACAAATCACTTCTATCCGGAAGCCTCGTCCGCGGCCACGTCTTGGCTCCACCGCAACCACCCCAGAACTCTGGCGCATAACCTTGACTCTTTCGGGGGATTGTACGCCATTGTCGAGATTCTCTACAGCCTTCTCCTTCCGCAGGACCAGCAGGAGACGGAGGTGGAGGAGATGGAGGAGAAACACCGCCAGAGATACGACCGCGATCCGCATTACAAGTCCTTGCACGACCGCGCTATGGATATTTTCGTGGAGCGGCTCAAGTCCGATATTCAAAAGATGCAGCAGAACAAGCTGGAACTCAAGCCTTCTGATTATTTAACTGATGACGACGATCATGAAGAGGATGATTCTCGGGAACATGATTCTCCTCGGGAACATGATTCTGTTATACGTCCTATTGATGCTGATGCTTTTGCTGATCTCTACGTCTCCGAGGCCGCAGACTGTTTCCTCACCACATTCCCCTCCGACGCCCATGCCATCCGCGCCATTGCGCTTCGCGAAAGCACTGCCAGGCGGCTCTTCCCTTTGGTGTCGCAATCGCAACAACCAGATCAATCATCAAAGGAGGATGATCAGTGGGAGCGGCTGAGGAAGGAGTTCTTGGCGCCCTTGCAGAAGTACTACAAGCGTCAGGGCAGGTTCAACCCGAGACGGTGGGGTGTGGATATTAAATATTTGGAGCAGGTGAAAGCCTCAGCAGCATCAGCTAGCAAAGGCAATTTAAGCTGCGTCATAGAGCCCGATGCTTTGCTTCCACATTTTATCATACGATATTTGGAAGATGCGAATGTTGGGGAGGCGGCTGAGCTTCAGTGGAATGCATTGCTGCGCAAGCACAAGGAGGGTGCCAAATTCAGAAACTGCTTCGCTGTATGTAACATGGACAGAATTATGGGCGGGGCTAGGGAATTGATTGCGAGTTTGGGACTTTTTGTGAGTGAACTGAATGAAGAGCCAGCCTGGAAAGGAAAGCTGATCAGTTCCGCTCCTCTTCCTGCTGCTGCCGGGGATGACCACGCTCTGTTATTTAGTTTTCGTCTTCCTCATCTGTATTCAGTACCCCGCAACGATGGCCTAAGGTCCAAATTATCTTTTTTGAAGGGAATGGATGGCTGCCTGGTAGTTCATTTGCAAAAGGTGTTTGATTTGATCCTCCAAGTGACTGTCAATGAGAATTTGAAGCCAGATCAGATGATCCAGAAGCTCTTTATCTTCGACGACGACATGGGCCCTGATTTTTTTGATGGCGCGGCCTGGGAGACTCAGTACGAGGCCATAAGGACCATGTTTAAGGACAAAGGGTATGGGGATGATGCGGTGCCTCACATTCTGTTTTGGGATATTTGGTGCCGGGAATTGCCTTCAATCGCTTTGCCTCGTCCAGGGGTGACGCTATTGCGTGGCAGGTCTAATAATTTGGTCAGGTCCTTCTTGGAGAATGGTGGGGATATTGGCCCGCACCATGTCATGGAAGCAGCCTTCTCGGACGAACAGTTTCAAGCTCTTGCTGTTGTGGACTGATTTGCTCACTTGCTCATCGTGGACTCCGTTGGCAACTTGGCATTGTCATTGGGTTGATGCTCTATGTTCCGTTCGCATTCATCATCTTGTACTTGACATAATTTCCtg harbors:
- the LOC126619787 gene encoding uncharacterized protein LOC126619787, whose amino-acid sequence is MKNLARVLKLATPGSIVSFPALTRVVGVAPPPQFHLATRFIASKVADAAAKPQIMASSYSSSSFYSDPCLDIFFKVRPPPASAARTSHTDTALINSLEQRLPLAWSHNPLTTLKLIFNLSTNHFYPEASSAATSWLHRNHPRTLAHNLDSFGGLYAIVEILYSLLLPQDQQETEVEEMEEKHRQRYDRDPHYKSLHDRAMDIFVERLKSDIQKMQQNKLELKPSDYLTDDDDHEEDDSREHDSPREHDSVIRPIDADAFADLYVSEAADCFLTTFPSDAHAIRAIALRESTARRLFPLVSQSQQPDQSSKEDDQWERLRKEFLAPLQKYYKRQGRFNPRRWGVDIKYLEQVKASAASASKGNLSCVIEPDALLPHFIIRYLEDANVGEAAELQWNALLRKHKEGAKFRNCFAVCNMDRIMGGARELIASLGLFVSELNEEPAWKGKLISSAPLPAAAGDDHALLFSFRLPHLYSVPRNDGLRSKLSFLKGMDGCLVVHLQKVFDLILQVTVNENLKPDQMIQKLFIFDDDMGPDFFDGAAWETQYEAIRTMFKDKGYGDDAVPHILFWDIWCRELPSIALPRPGVTLLRGRSNNLVRSFLENGGDIGPHHVMEAAFSDEQFQALAVVD